The Serinus canaria isolate serCan28SL12 chromosome 8, serCan2020, whole genome shotgun sequence DNA window CTGGTAGGGGGAGCAGGGGCCAAAGAAGATGGTGAGGGCCAGCCAAGggtctgtgcagagcagccccagcacgcTGGGCTTGGCACCAATGAAGGAGGCCAGGGTGTCCAGGTAGCCCAGCCACTCGGTTTTGAGGACTTCGTCAAAGGTCAGACCAAACCTGAATGAtcagaggagagaaagaggcCAGGAGGAAGATTGGAGTCAGCAGGGCTTAGAGGAGCTGGGGTGGAGATCCTCTGCCTCCTTGCTGTTATTGCACCTGGAATGCAGCTGGGTTCTCTAGGAAAGGACTGGATGTAGGTGCAGTGGGAGCCTGTGACACAAATCCTGGCCACCACACAGCTCCTGTAAAGTGATGCTGGCTCCAGtccatcctcctcttcctcactcaCAAGTTGCCCCtattcctccccttccccttggTGAATCTTTATTAAGAGACTTTGGCAAACCAGTTTTGGGTCacagcaagcaaacaaaaaccccctccaccccaaatcccttGGCTCTTTGCAGAAAAGTCACGTGCAGCATGAGAAAGGTGGCACCCTTTAGTATCCCTCACGTTCATTTCCACCAAATATTGCAAGGAAGCTCAGTGCCTTGGAGAATTGCCTCCAGTTCACCTTCTCTGCAGAATTCACAGCTTCATGTCCCACCTTCAGAGGTCTGCAAAGGCCCACACCCACTTGTATTGCATTCTGTGCAATTCTGGACTTCGCTCTCCTATACCTTTTCTCCTATAGCTATTTAAGTGAGCCATGGATTTAACTATCACCCAGACTCCTGGGATTGGCTCATCCATTCCCTAATCCCTTTGAGCCTTTTGCCTGCCTGTGAGGCACACACCAGTGTGCTCAGACACCTGTTCACAGTGAGATGAGACAATCTGTGTGTACACCTTGCTGGTTGTGGGTTGGCtttcctcccccccccaccaggtgaattaatttgcatttattaCCATTAATTTCCCTGCCATTTTATCTCTCAGTCCCTGGGGATCCTGGCATTCTTCCCCAACTCCCAAGTGAGCTTTAGCCTTGAGTACCctgaattaatttcttgctGTCACCAACAGGCAAAATATCAGTGTTAAATCAAAGGTTGCATTGGCTCTTTGCAGGGGAGTAAAGGGGAAGCTGGATCCAGGAatcctcccctctcctctgccatgCCTGCAGGGAACAGGCACAGAGTGAGAGCCCAGGTGTTGCTGCCCCAAAAACTCCAGAGGTTTTTCAATCCACCAAGAAACCTTTGGGGCTCTGGGGAATGACTTACCATTGgatttggtttttcttcttctcatttACTTCCTTCTCCATGACAGCCTGGGGAGGCAACTGACACAAGcctggaagagagaggagagcacCCTGCAGAGTTAACTCCTGGCGGGGAGCTGTGAACTCACTCAGTGATGCAAAATGTGGGaatcccttccctgggagggcaggaaaCTCTCCTTGCTGGCAGTTTGTTTGGAAGTGCTGCAGTCCTGCCCCAAATCAGCTCTCCAGTGTTCCAAATTCACCcacacctcctcctgctctcacagATGTGTGCTGTCAGGGCACAGGCAGGTGATGTGGGGGCAGATGGGCTGTGCAAGCCCCAGAGGGGATCATCCCAAAGAGAAACCCCAGAGCTTCTCACCTCTGTGGAGTAGTCCTGACCCAGCCCTCCACGAGGTTATTCTTACTAGTTttattaaaaaccccaaccaaaacaCCTGGAGGTTTCTTTCCTCACTCATGTTGCTGTAGCTTAGCTGAAGTGAAATAACTTGGGAACTCTGAGCCTTGGAAATGCTCCTTTGTCCACTATGAACTTCTTAGCTCTGGGATCTCCCTGGCTGGAGGGACAAAACCTGTCCACTTTAGTCTGAGCTGCATTTTGGGGCACAGGAGGGCTCACCTTCGCTGCCCTACCTTTGAAGACACGGCTCACCCAGCGTGCCTGCATCTCTGCCACGGGCATGATGGCTCCAAAGGGCTTAATCACCCCAAGGACAGCCAGGGTGGGCTTCTGCAGCCGGGGTGGGAACACGTATTTGTAGAGGGACATGTGCTTGTTCTCCACCCTGATGATGGATTCTtccaggaaggggaaggagatggTGTAGCCCGTGCTGAAGACAACGACATCGATGGGCTCCTCCTCAGGGCAGTTGTGGAACAGGACTGAGCTGTCCTTGAACTCCTTCACCCCCGGCCTGATGGTGATCCTGCCTGTCAGGATGTAGCTCGGGAGCTCGTCGTTCACCAAGGGCTCCCGCACCAGCCAGCTGTGGAGAGCCAGGGCCTCTCAGAGCGGGGCACCACAAACAAGCcttgctgctcccctgctcctcctcccaccaGCTCACACCTCCTGGTGCCATTTCTCTCAGCAAACAGCCCTGCCTCCCACCTCCAAGCAGTGACACGTGTCACCGATGTCACCCTGTCCCCCAGCGTGAGTGATTCACGGACATCTCCTGCCACCTTATTCCCTTCACTCAGTTACTCTTCAAACCATCTCTTTCCAGAACTGATCCATGCTTTAagccttccttctcctctttacCCAGAGACCCCCACAAGGAGAACTCCTCTGGGCCTTCCTGGGCTTTTCCAGCATGCCCAATCTTTCACCACTTAAGGGAGCTGCAGCTTATTTTCTCCTCCCCATTGGAGATCACCCCAGTCCAGGCATTGGTTGATGCTGGTTGCTGAACATCTTCCCCTGCCCACACCACAAGCTCCTCAGCATGGGGACCACCAAGAAGTACCTGTTCTCTGGCTGAAGGCCATAGTTTTCGTGGTTGAACCACTGGTTCACCTTGTAATTAATCAACCGCCATGAAAGGGGTGCGGGGAGTTTGGTTTTGATCAGGGTCATGAGGCGAGTGTTTAAAATCATATCCCAGGGGTAGCCGTGCTCAGACACACGGCTGAGCAGCCAGGCTCCTCGAGTGGTGCTGATGGTCACCTGGAAGAGAAGAACCAAAGCTTCAGGGGATGaatctcctgcttttcctgcacaTAGAAACTCAGAGGGGCACGGCGCAGACAGTGCGACGgaaaagcagcaacagcagctttcatttctcctggctgctggtgaTGGAGGTGAAACAGGAGACAAGAAGAAAACCAGCTTGCTTGCTCTCAAGGGAGGTGTTTGACCAAAAAATTCATGCTCAGAAAGACTGTACACCTGTGATGACAGCACACtgagctgctgtcccctgttactgtgatattttatgaaaaatcccttcgccagggtttcttctcctgggaagcttcagcttctccatgttttgctcctctggaatgtgatttaGAGAACTGTTTAcccaacatgtgaattgtttttaattaatggccaatcacagccagctgtgtcggactctctgagtctgtcacgagtttttattattcttcttttctagccttctgatgtctcctttctctttttttagtatagttttagtatatcattTTCAGATATCATATAATAtcacaatataatataataaatcaaCCTTCTAAAAACTTGGAGTCAAtcctcatctctcacctcgtgCTGAGACCCACCACAACACCACAACGATTGACAACCACagtgcccagtgtccctgtccccagagcccaggggtgGCAGGGTGGTGGCACCTTTGCAGCGACACGACTGGCCTCCACGGCGATGTCCACTCCTGTGTTGCCCATGCCCACCACGAGGACACGCTTGCCCTGGAACACGTCAGGATGCTTGTACTGCCTGCTGTGGAAGCGCTGCCCTCGGAACCTCTCGATGCCTcggaggggggaaaagaaacagagctcTGAAGCACGCCAGCATCTGTGGATTTTGCTGGGAGAACTGGTGTGAAAAAGCAATCCAGATGGCAAGAGCAAGGAAGTGCAATCTCTGGCCCCAAGGTCTTGGGGAGGTCCAGCCCTCCACCCCATGCACACAGAATTAATTGATGCTTCCACTCCAAAATGGGGTCTCAGAGACAAAGCTGCTCGAGCACGGGGAAATATTGCTGTTGATGCCAGCAGGTTtggaaagcagaagcaagaaaagaaaggcaggattTTCCCTGGATAACCCCTAAatcttccctccccagcccctgaaGCAGGTGACCAAAGGCAGCCCTGCACCATACCGGGAAAACACTGCAGGGGGAGGGATGGCTCCGAGAAACTGCCGCTGCAAACCATAACAGCATCAAAGACATATGATGTCTGCTTCCCCCCTGCCTCCGTGACCACTTCCCACTGGCCCGTGGTGGCAAAGTCGGGGCGCTTACGGATGCTGACAACGGTGCTCTGAAACGTGGGAGTGAAGAAaagtcactgtcacattttctggaaaaatcctctttgcccaggattttttcccctgggaagctgagaagcctcagagaaaaaggaaaacagtattatctcatttgcttctcctgtgttttgctgctttggaatgtggttagagattgtttatccaacaggtggcTGTCTGTTTGGtttcatgggaattgttttgacttaatgaccaacgacagccaggctgtgttgggactctggaagaGAGAGTCACAGGTTTTCATTACCATTCTttgtagccttctgtctgtatcctttctctattctttagtatagttcCGTATAGAATTAATAACGTCTTGTCATGTGTCAtatcagccttctaagaacatggagtcagattcttCAATTCCTCCTCTGATGGGGAACCCCAAAAATGCCACAAGTCACCAGGGGCACGCAgggtgggtgggagcagggcagggcacccATCACTCACCCCAAATCTGATGTGCTCCCGCAGGCCGAAGTGCTCGGTGTAGCGCCGGAGGTAGTCCAGGAGCAGGGCATTGGGCAGGAACGCAGGGAAGTGCTCGGGGAAGGGGAAGTCAGAGAAGGCAGACATCTCCTTGGAGGTGTTGCTGATGACTGACGCGTACAGGCTGGGCCGGCCGGCCTCGATGTGCTCCTGCCATGGCACCCGGGGGCATCAGCCCTGTGCCCGGGCTGGGCACTGTCCTACCCTGCCCTGACCTCAGGGTGCagctcagcacccagcacagccactccAGCCACCCCAcaaccctgcagagctgaggagaggTGAGGATGGCCTTAGCAGCTGGCCAAAGAGAGCtaacagaagaagaaatgcCACTGTCGTATTTTGTGAGAAATCCTCTTTgtccaggatttcttctcctgggaagttgagaagcctcagagaaaaatgtaaagaatAATTATCTGATTCGCTTCTCCTGTGTCTggctcctctggaatgtggtctggacaTGGTTTATCCAGCAGGTGCATGTTTGactggtttcatgtgaattgctttcacttaatgaccaatcaccgTGTCAGACTTTGAGGagtcagtcatgagttttttttattactcattcttgttaagccttctgtctgtatcctttctctttcttcagtatAGTTCTAGCATAGTATGaacagaatagaatagaatagaatagaatagaatagaatagaatagaatagaatagaatagaatagaatagaatagaatagaataataaatcagccttctgagaacatggagccagatttctcatctctcacctaATCCTGGGAACCCTCACAAACACAACAAAGAAATTGATAAAGTAGGAGTTTATCCATATCCAGGAAGAAAGCAAGGCTGTTAGCATGGAAACCAataaaacagacacaaaaggGATATTTACAGTTAGGGGATCTGTGCCCTAGTGAGCAGCCTATGTGCCCAACTATTAATTTGTcgtaaataataataataataattaataattcgTTGTACACTTGAACTTACTAATTTGTTGTAAACTCTTTCCCATTAATTATTGAGGTTAATTCTttgaatagaatagaatagaatagaatagaatagaatagaatagaatagaatagaatagaatagaataccACAAAATTTGCACATGCTTTGCAGCAATCAAACACAATAAGCTATTGCTTTGTCCGATGAATATGACGAGCTGCTTTGATGCAGCTAATGACTTAAGACCACGCTTTGTTAGGGGTGTAAAACCCAAGAAGAGCCTGCAATGAAGAGGAAGCTGTTGTTGTCactgcagcagtgtgtgtgtgtgtggtgtgtgtccccatctctgcaggggcagggaggaggacaGCTCTCCTGGCTCACCGTGTAGCGCCAGAGCCCCCCGATGTCCTGACTCTGCTCGAAGCAGGTGGGCTCCAGCCCCTCGTCCAGGCAGCACTTGGTGGCTGCCAGCCCGCTGACCCCCGCACCCACCACGGCCACTCTcatccctgcaggctctgctgggctcccaggggctggaaaaaaccccacagatgATCATCACTCtcaggaggcagctcctggcatgCCCTCCGTAGGGAATTTCTCTTTCCCCAAACCCCATTCCATTCCCCAGCATTCTGGGCTCTTGGTTTACAAGTTAGGTTAAATAtcttaattaataattttctcttttcccaccctttgtttaaaaaaaaaaaatctctccacTTTTACAGtgtgctccctgggctgctctcaaatccctgcagctttcctggaaAACTGGCTTTGAAATAATGTAGTTGAGCCACAGTTCACTGCCAGCTTGTATTTACAAGCTGGGTTTAAAGTTTCCTGCCCTATCAGACTagcaaatatttgtattttatcttTGGATATCTGCCCCTGTCTctcttagaagaaaaaaaataaaaaataaaaaatgcactGGAACTATTCAATTTGTGCCTCTGTGGCAGGGTGCTGTCCCCCACCCCCAGGGAAGGTGAGGCTGGCTTTGGGGTGGccactggggctggcagaggggctgcaggtgtgGCACCCCTTGGATTCAGGAGGATTCTGTgtctcctgcagggctggaagggcaACAGCCCCTGGGTTGGCATCCAGCCCTACAAAACTCCTGGTGAGGAAGACGGATcctgatccctggcagtgccataAAACAAGGGATGAAGGCCAGGCTCCATGGCTTGGGCTGGACAATTCCAGAGGCAGGACCCCCACCCAggtgccctgggggtgctgctgccatctgtggtttaaccccagggctggagggagcccCCTGCTCAGGGGAGTGATTCattcagcagggcaggatgtcTCTAGGGCTGGCACCAGTCCCTGGAAGGGCTTTCAGCTCCCACCAGACACAGAGGATGGTGtaatcagcaggaaaaaagaaagaaaaaaaaaaaaaagtcttcagtaaaaaaaatggGGTTGGACACAGTATTTTGTTAAACCCACCAAATTCTCCAGAATTATTTCAACTTTCAGTCATAAAGCAGCACCTAATGAATACTCTGCTTTCCTGGCTTGGAATAAAACCTGGACTTTCTCCCTTGTAAATCCAGAAAGCACCAGCAAGAGCTGCTCACTGTCAGCTCTTCTGGGgaagcctctttttttttgcatggtgGGAACTAGCTAACCTATATCACAAACACCCCCCAGCTACATTTGCTATTTGATTCCCTCCCTCCTTGAGGAGAAGCTACAAATAACACCAAGAAATTCCAATTCTGCCCCCCCCTGTACCTGCTCCTGCCACACTTTCCACACTTTCCACACTTTCCACACTGACCCTGTGAGCAGCCCAACTCAGAGGAGCCCAGGGGTGGCacggggagggaagggaaggctcctCAGCCCTCTGGGCACACTtacctccagccccagccagctgtgtgtCACCTCCTcggtgggaagggagggagggatttatagtggagctgggcagggcagggagggcaggcagccaccccactgccagggcacTTACACAACTGCTGGGGGAGgagtggctgcagagccctgctgtccctgcagggcccagctgtgcatccctgcagggctggcagggagggcagggatccagctgtgccccacggccctgccaggggcacccATGGGGTGTTTTCACTGCTTGCCAAAAAGGGGCTGAAGCTGCAGGCAAACAGCAGGGCTTGGTCAGGGCTTTGCACCCaaagagggcagagctggctcgGTGGTCACTGCTCgtggggcacagagggcacaccagcagtgccagggctgcccctgccaCCTGAGAGAGCAGGAGGTGGCCACAAAAGCAGAGCACCAAGGTGCCAGGCACACAGGAAGGGCAGCTGTGGGCTGAAACATCAGTGCAGGACACAGAACCCATCCAGGCATCTCCCAGGAGTAAGTGATGATGGGAATGCTAAGGGTGGCTTTGGATATTCAGATGTTCAATGTTTTCAGGGGTGGCTGGTGAGAAAGCCATCCCTGCAAATGAACCCAGCTGGGCATGGAGGATACAGGAGCCATGGAGAGGCAGCTGATGGAGGACTGGGTCTTTAGGAAAAGCAGTGTTTAGAAAAAGACAAAGGTGTGTTGTGCCATGGGGGTGACAGCAAAACTCCCAGAGGGGG harbors:
- the FMO1 gene encoding flavin-containing monooxygenase 1 isoform X3; amino-acid sequence: MRVAVVGAGVSGLAATKCCLDEGLEPTCFEQSQDIGGLWRYTEHIEAGRPSLYASVISNTSKEMSAFSDFPFPEHFPAFLPNALLLDYLRRYTEHFGLREHIRFGSTVVSIRKRPDFATTGQWEVVTEAGGKQTSYVFDAVMVCSGSFSEPSLPLQCFPGIERFRGQRFHSRQYKHPDVFQGKRVLVVGMGNTGVDIAVEASRVAAKVTISTTRGAWLLSRVSEHGYPWDMILNTRLMTLIKTKLPAPLSWRLINYKVNQWFNHENYGLQPENSWLVREPLVNDELPSYILTGRITIRPGVKEFKDSSVLFHNCPEEEPIDVVVFSTGYTISFPFLEESIIRVENKHMSLYKYVFPPRLQKPTLAVLGVIKPFGAIMPVAEMQARWVSRVFKGLCQLPPQAVMEKEVNEKKKNQIQC
- the FMO1 gene encoding flavin-containing monooxygenase 1 isoform X4, which gives rise to MRVAVVGAGVSGLAATKCCLDEGLEPTCFEQSQDIGGLWRYTEHIEAGRPSLYASVISNTSKEMSAFSDFPFPEHFPAFLPNALLLDYLRRYTEHFGLREHIRFGSTVVSIRKRPDFATTGQWEVVTEAGGKQTSYVFDAVMVCSGSFSEPSLPLQCFPGIERFRGQRFHSRQYKHPDVFQGKRVLVVGMGNTGVDIAVEASRVAAKVTISTTRGAWLLSRVSEHGYPWDMILNTRLMTLIKTKLPAPLSWRLINYKVNQWFNHENYGLQPENSWLVREPLVNDELPSYILTGRITIRPGVKEFKDSSVLFHNCPEEEPIDVVVFSTGYTISFPFLEESIIRVENKHMSLYKYVFPPRLQKPTLAVLGVIKPFGAIMPVAEMQARWVSRVFKGRAAKACVSCLPRLSWRRK
- the FMO1 gene encoding flavin-containing monooxygenase 1 isoform X1; the encoded protein is MRVAVVGAGVSGLAATKCCLDEGLEPTCFEQSQDIGGLWRYTEHIEAGRPSLYASVISNTSKEMSAFSDFPFPEHFPAFLPNALLLDYLRRYTEHFGLREHIRFGSTVVSIRKRPDFATTGQWEVVTEAGGKQTSYVFDAVMVCSGSFSEPSLPLQCFPGIERFRGQRFHSRQYKHPDVFQGKRVLVVGMGNTGVDIAVEASRVAAKVTISTTRGAWLLSRVSEHGYPWDMILNTRLMTLIKTKLPAPLSWRLINYKVNQWFNHENYGLQPENSWLVREPLVNDELPSYILTGRITIRPGVKEFKDSSVLFHNCPEEEPIDVVVFSTGYTISFPFLEESIIRVENKHMSLYKYVFPPRLQKPTLAVLGVIKPFGAIMPVAEMQARWVSRVFKGLCQLPPQAVMEKEVNEKKKNQIQWFGLTFDEVLKTEWLGYLDTLASFIGAKPSVLGLLCTDPWLALTIFFGPCSPYQYRLGGPGRWQGARQAILTQWDRVLKPTRTRVPAGSSSSLLSLLTVAGFLLLLAAVVFGFL
- the FMO1 gene encoding flavin-containing monooxygenase 1 isoform X2, giving the protein MSAFSDFPFPEHFPAFLPNALLLDYLRRYTEHFGLREHIRFGSTVVSIRKRPDFATTGQWEVVTEAGGKQTSYVFDAVMVCSGSFSEPSLPLQCFPGIERFRGQRFHSRQYKHPDVFQGKRVLVVGMGNTGVDIAVEASRVAAKVTISTTRGAWLLSRVSEHGYPWDMILNTRLMTLIKTKLPAPLSWRLINYKVNQWFNHENYGLQPENSWLVREPLVNDELPSYILTGRITIRPGVKEFKDSSVLFHNCPEEEPIDVVVFSTGYTISFPFLEESIIRVENKHMSLYKYVFPPRLQKPTLAVLGVIKPFGAIMPVAEMQARWVSRVFKGLCQLPPQAVMEKEVNEKKKNQIQWFGLTFDEVLKTEWLGYLDTLASFIGAKPSVLGLLCTDPWLALTIFFGPCSPYQYRLGGPGRWQGARQAILTQWDRVLKPTRTRVPAGSSSSLLSLLTVAGFLLLLAAVVFGFL